The Nicotiana tabacum cultivar K326 chromosome 14, ASM71507v2, whole genome shotgun sequence genome contains a region encoding:
- the LOC142169040 gene encoding uncharacterized protein LOC142169040: protein MELIHGGCWNFCAIDSIEADYKALVVCSVLSKIKATISSSTSYHHLGALREEMQLPCHGWYKCNTDGASKGNPGPSSLGFCARDDEGDAVYARAVDLGVTTNVVAAAKAILQGLEYYVEHDFHPLILETDSLVIKKAIEGEWDPPWVHLSFIHSLNCLVQGGG, encoded by the exons ATGGAACTTATTCATGGgggctgctggaatttctgtGCAATTGATTCAATTGAAGCAGATTATAAGGCATTGGTGGTATGCTCAGTATTGTCCAAAATTAAAGCCACTATTTCAAGCAGTACCAGCTATCATCACTTGGGAGCTTTAAGAGAAGAAATGCAG CTTCCTTGTCATGGTTGGTACAAATGTAATACTGATGGAGCTTCAAAGGGCAATCCTGGACCTAGCTCCCTAGGCTTTTGTGCGAGGGATGATGAAGGTGATGCGGTGTATGCTAGGGCAGTAGACCTGGGAGTGACAACTAATGTGGTGGCTGCAGCTAAGGCTATTCTTCAAGGGTTAGAATATTATGTGGAGCATGATTTTCACCCTCTTATACTGGAGACTGATTCGTTAGTGATAAAGAAGGCGATAGAAGGGGAATGGGATCCTCCTTGG GTACATCTGAGTTTCATTCATTCTCTGAACTGCCTAGTGCAGGGAGGAGGTTGA